Proteins from a single region of Streptomyces sp. TN58:
- a CDS encoding flavin monoamine oxidase family protein, whose protein sequence is MTSTVPTTAVPHSDGQPPITMFGPDFPYAYDDFLAHPAGLGQIPATEFGTEVAVIGGGLSGIISAYELMKMGLKPVVYEADQIGGRLRTVGFEGAETEGLTAEMGAMRFPPSSTALQHYIDLVGLVTEPFPNPLAEATPSTVVDLKGETHYAETIADLPQIYRDVADAWNACLDEGADFSDMNTAMRERDVPRIREIWAKLVEKLDDETFYGFLCKSEAFKSFRKREIFGQVGFGTGGWDTDFPNSILEILRVVYTEADDHHRGIVGGSQQLPLRLWEREPEKIVHWAQGTSLSTLHDGAPRPAVTRLHRTAGNRITVTDSSGDIRTYRAAIFTAQSWMLLSKIECDDTLFPIDHWTAIERTHYMESSKLFVPVDRPFWLDKDEETGRDVMSMTLTDRMTRGTYLLDDGPDKPAVICLSYTWCDDSLKWLPLSANERMEVMLKSLGEIYPKVDIRRHIIGNPVTVSWEDEPYFMGAFKANLPGHYRYQRRLFTHFMQDRLPEDKRGIFLAGDDISWTAGWAEGAVQTALNAVWGVMHHLGGSTDSTNPGPGDVYDEIAPVELPED, encoded by the coding sequence ATGACGTCCACGGTGCCCACCACCGCCGTCCCGCACAGCGACGGACAGCCGCCGATCACCATGTTCGGCCCGGACTTCCCGTACGCCTACGACGACTTCCTCGCCCACCCGGCAGGCCTCGGCCAGATACCCGCGACCGAGTTCGGCACCGAGGTCGCCGTCATCGGCGGCGGTCTCTCCGGCATCATCTCCGCCTACGAGCTCATGAAGATGGGCCTCAAGCCCGTCGTCTACGAGGCCGACCAGATCGGCGGCCGCCTGCGCACCGTCGGCTTCGAGGGCGCCGAGACCGAGGGCCTCACCGCCGAGATGGGCGCCATGCGCTTCCCGCCCTCCTCCACGGCCCTGCAGCACTACATCGACCTCGTCGGCCTGGTCACCGAGCCCTTCCCGAACCCGCTCGCCGAGGCCACCCCCTCCACGGTCGTCGACCTCAAGGGCGAGACGCACTACGCGGAGACCATCGCCGACCTCCCGCAGATCTACCGCGACGTCGCCGACGCGTGGAACGCCTGCCTCGACGAGGGCGCCGACTTCTCCGACATGAACACCGCGATGCGCGAGCGGGACGTCCCGCGCATCCGCGAGATCTGGGCCAAGCTCGTCGAGAAGCTCGACGACGAGACCTTCTACGGCTTCCTGTGCAAGTCGGAGGCCTTCAAGTCCTTCCGCAAGCGCGAGATCTTCGGCCAGGTCGGATTCGGCACCGGCGGCTGGGACACCGACTTCCCGAACTCCATCCTGGAGATCCTGCGCGTCGTCTACACCGAGGCCGACGACCACCACCGCGGCATCGTCGGCGGCTCCCAGCAGCTGCCGCTGCGCCTGTGGGAGCGCGAGCCCGAGAAGATCGTCCACTGGGCCCAGGGCACCTCCCTGTCCACCCTCCACGACGGCGCCCCGCGCCCCGCCGTGACCCGCCTGCACCGCACCGCCGGCAACCGCATCACCGTCACCGACTCCTCCGGCGACATCCGCACCTACCGCGCCGCGATCTTCACGGCACAGTCCTGGATGCTCCTGTCGAAGATCGAGTGCGACGACACGCTGTTCCCGATCGACCACTGGACGGCGATCGAGCGCACCCACTACATGGAGTCGTCCAAGCTGTTCGTCCCCGTCGACCGGCCGTTCTGGCTGGACAAGGACGAGGAGACCGGCCGCGACGTCATGTCGATGACGCTGACCGACCGCATGACCCGCGGCACCTACCTCCTGGACGACGGCCCGGACAAGCCCGCCGTCATCTGCCTGTCGTACACCTGGTGCGACGACAGCCTGAAGTGGCTGCCGCTGTCCGCGAACGAGCGGATGGAGGTCATGCTGAAGTCCCTCGGCGAGATCTACCCCAAGGTCGACATCCGCCGCCACATCATCGGCAACCCGGTCACCGTCTCCTGGGAGGACGAGCCCTACTTCATGGGCGCGTTCAAGGCCAACCTCCCCGGCCACTACCGCTACCAGCGCCGCCTGTTCACCCACTTCATGCAGGACCGCCTCCCCGAGGACAAGCGCGGCATCTTCCTCGCGGGCGACGACATCTCCTGGACGGCCGGCTGGGCCGAGGGCGCGGTCCAGACCGCCCTCAACGCCGTGTGGGGCGTCATGCACCACCTCGGCGGCTCCACCGACTCCACCAACCCCGGCCCGGGCGACGTCTACGACGAGATCGCCCCGGTCGAACTCCCGGAGGACTGA
- a CDS encoding carbon-nitrogen hydrolase family protein, translated as MPPLRTALLQSSGVLGDVAGNLKALDEAAERAARAGAGLLVTSEMFLTGYALDLDAVPAVAEAHDGDSARAVGDIARRHGLAVLYGYPERDGETVYNSAQLIGPDGASLANYRKTHLFGCFEQDAFTPGDIPVVQADLGGIRIGIMICYDVEFPENVRAHALAGTDLLLVPTAQMHPFQFVAEHLVPVRAFENQMYVAYVNRTGPEGEFEFVGLSCLASPDGTTRTRAGRGEEMVLGEVDPELLSVSRENNPYLRDRRPGLYASLV; from the coding sequence ATGCCCCCGCTGCGCACCGCCCTCCTCCAGAGCTCCGGAGTCCTCGGCGACGTCGCCGGGAACCTCAAGGCGCTCGACGAGGCCGCCGAGCGCGCCGCACGGGCGGGGGCCGGGCTGCTGGTCACCTCGGAGATGTTCCTGACCGGCTACGCGCTCGACCTCGACGCCGTACCCGCGGTCGCCGAGGCCCACGACGGCGACTCCGCCCGCGCCGTCGGCGACATCGCCCGCCGCCACGGACTCGCGGTCCTCTACGGCTACCCCGAGCGCGACGGCGAGACGGTCTACAACTCCGCCCAGCTCATCGGCCCCGACGGCGCCTCCCTCGCGAACTACCGCAAGACCCACCTCTTCGGCTGCTTCGAGCAGGACGCCTTCACCCCCGGCGACATCCCCGTCGTCCAGGCCGACCTCGGCGGCATCCGCATCGGCATCATGATCTGCTACGACGTGGAGTTCCCCGAGAACGTCCGCGCCCACGCGCTCGCCGGCACCGACCTCCTCCTGGTGCCGACCGCCCAGATGCACCCCTTCCAGTTCGTCGCCGAGCACCTCGTCCCCGTCCGGGCCTTCGAGAACCAGATGTACGTCGCGTACGTCAACCGCACCGGCCCCGAGGGCGAGTTCGAGTTCGTCGGCCTCAGCTGCCTGGCGAGCCCCGACGGCACCACCCGCACCCGCGCCGGCCGCGGCGAGGAGATGGTGCTCGGCGAGGTCGACCCCGAGCTGCTCAGCGTCTCGCGCGAGAACAACCCCTACCTGCGCGACCGCCGGCCGGGCCTCTACGCCTCGCTCGTCTGA
- a CDS encoding SAM-dependent methyltransferase → MNRETISHLAHAHHPVAAPLSDTAVARLLDRALPRGTERVLDLGCGPGEWLLRSLHARPGVHGVGVDVSRTALDRAAAAAQALGVADRLALHPRPAADHTDPHPYDLVLSVGAAHAFGGLLPTLDAARAHLAPGGHVLVGDGYWEHPPTPADLRDFGHLPDLPTLVDQVTAAGWTPVYGHLSTREELDDYEWSWTGSLAAWALDHPDHPDSAEALDAANGHRTQWLRGYRATWGFATLLLCRTAD, encoded by the coding sequence GTGAACCGAGAAACGATCTCCCACCTGGCCCACGCCCACCACCCCGTCGCGGCCCCGCTGAGCGACACCGCCGTCGCCCGGCTCCTGGACCGCGCTCTGCCCCGCGGCACCGAACGCGTCCTCGACCTCGGCTGCGGCCCCGGCGAATGGCTGCTGCGGTCCCTGCACGCCCGCCCCGGCGTACACGGCGTCGGCGTCGACGTCTCCCGCACCGCCCTCGACCGGGCCGCCGCCGCCGCACAGGCCCTCGGCGTCGCCGACCGGCTGGCCCTGCATCCTCGGCCCGCCGCGGACCACACCGACCCGCACCCCTACGACCTCGTCCTCAGCGTCGGCGCCGCCCACGCCTTCGGCGGGCTCCTGCCCACCCTCGACGCCGCCCGCGCCCACCTCGCCCCCGGCGGCCACGTCCTCGTCGGCGACGGCTACTGGGAGCACCCGCCCACCCCAGCGGACCTCCGGGACTTCGGTCACCTCCCCGATCTGCCCACCCTCGTCGACCAGGTCACAGCGGCCGGATGGACCCCGGTGTACGGTCACCTCAGCACCCGCGAGGAACTCGACGACTACGAGTGGTCCTGGACCGGTTCGCTGGCCGCCTGGGCCCTCGACCACCCCGACCACCCGGACAGCGCCGAAGCCCTCGACGCAGCGAACGGCCACCGCACCCAATGGCTGCGCGGATACCGTGCCACCTGGGGCTTCGCCACCCTCCTGCTGTGCCGGACCGCCGACTGA
- a CDS encoding DUF1059 domain-containing protein: MRKVMDCRDYPSEMNCTLAISGEEEEVIAAAAQHAATVHGHEDTPEFRASLRGMMKDEAPQHA, translated from the coding sequence ATGCGGAAGGTCATGGACTGCAGGGACTACCCCAGCGAGATGAACTGCACCCTCGCCATCTCGGGCGAGGAGGAAGAGGTCATTGCGGCGGCCGCCCAGCACGCCGCGACCGTGCACGGCCACGAGGACACTCCGGAGTTCCGGGCCTCGTTGCGCGGGATGATGAAGGACGAGGCGCCGCAGCACGCCTGA
- a CDS encoding Lrp/AsnC family transcriptional regulator codes for MRLNDLDERIVHALAEDARRSYADIGSEVGLSAPAVKRRVDRLRAEGAITGFTVRVDPAAMGWETEGFIEIYCRHNTSPDDIRRGLERYPEVVSASTVTGDADALVQIFASDMRHFERVLERIAGEPFVERTKSVLVLSPLLRRFTSGAPA; via the coding sequence GTGCGACTGAACGATCTCGACGAACGCATCGTGCACGCCCTCGCCGAGGACGCCCGCCGCTCCTATGCGGACATCGGCTCCGAGGTCGGGCTGTCCGCCCCCGCCGTCAAGCGGCGCGTGGACCGGCTGCGCGCCGAAGGCGCCATCACCGGCTTCACCGTCCGCGTCGACCCGGCCGCCATGGGCTGGGAGACCGAGGGCTTCATCGAGATCTACTGTCGCCACAACACCTCGCCGGACGACATCCGGCGAGGACTGGAGAGATACCCCGAGGTGGTGTCCGCGTCGACCGTCACCGGCGACGCGGACGCCCTCGTGCAGATCTTCGCCTCCGACATGCGCCACTTCGAGAGGGTCCTGGAACGCATCGCGGGCGAGCCCTTCGTCGAACGCACGAAGTCCGTCCTCGTCCTGTCCCCGCTGCTGCGCCGCTTCACCTCCGGCGCCCCGGCGTAG
- a CDS encoding amino acid permease, which translates to MLDHGQAPPLASEARRPVNPLLRRKPVEQLVSEGGQGEGGALKRSLTMWQLTMISIGATLGTGIFVVLGEATPVAGPAVFIAFIVAGLTALFSALSYAELAGSIPVSGSSYSYAYATMGELIAWVCGWCLVLEYGVSVAAVAVGWGQYLNELLDGTLGFTIPEGFSAPLGEGGYINLPALVVVLLCMVFLLRGAKESARINTIMVVVKIVTLALFIVIGFMGIKAGNYTPLAPLGVTAISTAASMLFFSYIGFDAASTAGEEAKNPKKDLPRAIMLSLLIVTAIYCLVALVAVGAMPWQEFEGSEAALAQIMENVTGHSFWSVILAAGAVVAIASVVFAVLYGQTRILFAMSRDGLMPKAFAKVDEKTGTPKVNTIIVCLFCGLLAAFIPLGELANATSIGTLFAFGLVNVAVVILRYKRPDMNRTFRVALFPVTPILGFLFCAYLMIELPMATWLCFGGWMAVGLVIYFFYGMRRSSLATVAAVAASAAEVAEQK; encoded by the coding sequence GTGCTCGACCACGGCCAGGCGCCCCCGCTCGCCTCCGAGGCCCGCAGGCCCGTCAACCCGCTGCTCCGCCGCAAGCCGGTCGAGCAGCTGGTGTCCGAAGGCGGCCAGGGCGAGGGCGGCGCGCTGAAGCGTTCGCTCACGATGTGGCAGCTGACCATGATCAGCATCGGCGCGACCCTGGGCACCGGCATCTTCGTCGTCCTCGGCGAAGCCACCCCGGTCGCCGGCCCGGCCGTCTTCATCGCCTTCATCGTCGCCGGCCTGACCGCGCTGTTCTCGGCGCTCTCCTACGCCGAGCTCGCGGGCTCGATCCCGGTCTCCGGCTCCTCGTACTCCTACGCCTACGCCACCATGGGCGAGCTCATAGCCTGGGTCTGCGGCTGGTGCCTGGTCCTGGAGTACGGCGTCTCGGTCGCGGCCGTCGCCGTGGGCTGGGGCCAGTACCTCAACGAGCTGCTCGACGGCACGCTCGGCTTCACCATCCCTGAGGGCTTCTCCGCCCCGCTGGGCGAGGGCGGCTACATCAACCTCCCCGCCCTCGTCGTGGTGCTCCTGTGCATGGTCTTCCTGCTCCGCGGGGCCAAAGAGAGCGCCCGGATCAACACGATCATGGTCGTCGTCAAGATCGTGACGCTGGCGCTGTTCATCGTCATCGGCTTCATGGGCATCAAGGCCGGCAACTACACCCCGCTGGCCCCGCTCGGCGTCACCGCCATCAGCACCGCCGCCTCCATGCTCTTCTTCTCGTACATCGGCTTCGACGCGGCCTCCACCGCCGGTGAGGAAGCCAAGAACCCGAAGAAGGACCTGCCCCGCGCGATCATGCTCTCGCTGCTGATCGTCACCGCGATCTACTGCCTCGTCGCCCTGGTCGCCGTCGGCGCCATGCCGTGGCAGGAATTCGAGGGCAGCGAGGCCGCCCTGGCCCAGATCATGGAGAACGTCACGGGCCACTCCTTCTGGAGCGTCATCCTCGCCGCCGGCGCGGTCGTCGCCATCGCCAGCGTCGTCTTCGCCGTCCTCTACGGCCAGACCCGCATCCTCTTCGCCATGTCCCGCGACGGCCTGATGCCCAAGGCGTTCGCCAAGGTCGACGAGAAGACCGGCACCCCGAAGGTCAACACGATCATCGTCTGCCTCTTCTGCGGACTGCTCGCCGCCTTCATCCCGCTGGGTGAGCTGGCCAACGCCACCAGCATCGGCACGCTCTTCGCGTTCGGCCTGGTCAACGTGGCCGTCGTCATCCTGCGCTACAAGCGCCCCGACATGAACCGCACCTTCAGGGTCGCCCTCTTCCCGGTCACCCCGATCCTGGGCTTCCTCTTCTGCGCGTACCTCATGATCGAGCTGCCGATGGCCACGTGGCTCTGCTTCGGTGGCTGGATGGCGGTCGGTCTCGTGATCTACTTCTTCTACGGCATGCGCCGCTCCAGCCTGGCCACCGTGGCCGCCGTGGCCGCCTCGGCCGCGGAGGTCGCTGAACAGAAGTGA
- a CDS encoding GDSL-type esterase/lipase family protein has product MSAPVHGEGRPGRWRDVEPYGVPGARRAARQATGQETGHGAGQEAGQEAGREAWPGAGREAEQDAWQDPRPFLRGVAWLDKGRPVRADPADTMRLPWDTGERATLPIGVRLEFTTETARAVEIRYRATVPGPTDALRDLAHGFALWDRHGAVGEVFTEPAAEAVVRIGLGNGDGPFHGPFTIHPPENQSPLVLGLRGIGGPLSPAPPVPRWVVHGDSITEGWWSTRPAHGWPAVAGRSLGWDTVNLGYAGAARGELATAEQLAALPADVITLAFGTNCWSRVPFSAPLLYETTRAFLELVRQGHPRTPLLLVSPVLRPDAERTPNRLGATLGALRDAMERATRDRIAAGDDRLAVLPGRDLLGPEHLADGLHPNDSGHQVLGLAVATALRRAGFGGG; this is encoded by the coding sequence ATGAGCGCACCGGTACACGGCGAGGGCAGACCCGGCCGGTGGCGGGACGTGGAGCCGTACGGGGTTCCGGGCGCACGGCGGGCAGCGCGGCAGGCCACGGGGCAGGAAACCGGACACGGAGCCGGGCAGGAGGCCGGGCAGGAAGCGGGCCGGGAGGCCTGGCCGGGAGCGGGCCGGGAGGCCGAGCAGGACGCTTGGCAGGATCCGCGGCCCTTCCTGCGCGGGGTCGCCTGGCTGGACAAGGGCCGGCCGGTACGCGCCGACCCCGCCGACACGATGCGGCTGCCCTGGGACACCGGCGAGCGGGCCACGCTGCCCATCGGGGTCCGGCTGGAGTTCACCACCGAGACCGCGCGGGCCGTCGAGATCCGCTACCGGGCCACCGTGCCCGGCCCCACGGACGCCCTGCGCGACCTCGCGCACGGCTTCGCCCTGTGGGACCGCCACGGGGCGGTCGGCGAGGTGTTCACCGAACCCGCCGCGGAGGCCGTCGTACGCATCGGCCTCGGAAACGGCGACGGGCCCTTCCACGGCCCGTTCACCATCCACCCGCCCGAGAACCAGTCCCCGCTCGTCCTCGGCCTGCGCGGCATCGGCGGCCCCCTCTCCCCCGCGCCGCCCGTGCCGCGCTGGGTGGTGCACGGCGACTCCATCACCGAGGGCTGGTGGTCCACCCGCCCCGCCCACGGCTGGCCCGCCGTCGCGGGCCGGTCCCTCGGCTGGGACACCGTCAACCTCGGCTACGCCGGCGCCGCCCGCGGCGAACTGGCCACCGCCGAACAGCTCGCCGCCCTGCCCGCGGACGTGATCACCCTCGCGTTCGGCACCAACTGCTGGTCCAGGGTGCCCTTTTCGGCACCGCTTCTGTACGAGACCACGCGCGCCTTCCTCGAACTGGTCCGCCAGGGCCATCCGCGGACCCCCCTGCTGCTGGTCTCCCCCGTCCTGCGGCCCGACGCCGAACGCACGCCGAACAGGCTCGGCGCCACCCTGGGCGCCCTGCGCGACGCGATGGAGCGCGCCACCCGGGACCGGATCGCCGCCGGCGACGACCGGCTCGCCGTCCTGCCGGGCCGTGACCTGCTGGGACCCGAGCACCTCGCGGACGGCCTGCACCCCAACGACTCCGGACACCAGGTACTCGGCCTCGCTGTGGCCACGGCCCTGCGGCGCGCCGGGTTCGGCGGGGGGTGA
- a CDS encoding SCO0930 family lipoprotein, giving the protein MGMKRATTFAAAAVAVVLAASACGPSDYKASDTTQPAGAAADAAAPAAGPGNQPGGQLAASTTEQLGPVLTDSAGLTLYRFDKDTAKPPKSNCEGDCAKTWPVVAAGDVTAPAGMDPSLLGEVVRGDGSKQLTVDGWPVYRFNKDAKPGDVKGQGVGGVWFAFGADGKKAAKGAAPAEAAPAPASSAPAPDASAAPAKPAPAEAPPADAAAPAPGLSVAKDPKLGEHIVDGNGMTVYRFKKDSAWPMVSNCVGDCLAKWPVVPPVDKANAKGITQKNFSVLDRPDGQKQQTVDCWPIYTFSGDKKPGDTNGQGVGGTWYAVSPDGKPITVQ; this is encoded by the coding sequence ATGGGCATGAAGCGCGCAACCACCTTCGCCGCGGCCGCCGTCGCCGTCGTCCTGGCGGCCAGCGCCTGCGGCCCGTCGGACTACAAGGCCTCGGACACGACCCAGCCCGCCGGTGCCGCCGCCGACGCGGCCGCCCCGGCGGCCGGGCCCGGCAACCAGCCCGGCGGGCAGCTCGCGGCGTCCACCACCGAGCAGCTCGGCCCCGTCCTCACCGACAGCGCGGGCCTGACGCTCTACCGCTTCGACAAGGACACCGCGAAGCCGCCGAAGTCGAACTGCGAGGGAGACTGCGCGAAGACCTGGCCGGTGGTCGCGGCCGGTGACGTCACCGCCCCCGCCGGCATGGACCCCTCGCTGCTCGGCGAGGTGGTCCGCGGCGACGGCTCGAAGCAGCTGACGGTGGACGGCTGGCCGGTGTACCGCTTCAACAAGGACGCCAAGCCGGGCGATGTGAAGGGGCAGGGCGTCGGCGGGGTGTGGTTCGCGTTCGGCGCGGACGGCAAGAAGGCCGCGAAGGGGGCGGCCCCGGCCGAGGCCGCCCCCGCACCGGCCTCCTCCGCCCCGGCGCCCGACGCCTCCGCCGCCCCGGCGAAGCCCGCCCCGGCGGAGGCACCCCCGGCCGACGCCGCCGCCCCGGCGCCGGGCCTGTCCGTGGCGAAGGACCCCAAGCTGGGCGAGCACATCGTCGACGGCAACGGCATGACCGTCTACCGCTTCAAGAAGGACTCCGCCTGGCCGATGGTCTCCAACTGCGTGGGCGACTGCCTGGCCAAGTGGCCGGTCGTGCCCCCGGTGGACAAGGCGAACGCCAAGGGCATCACGCAGAAGAACTTCAGCGTCCTGGACCGCCCGGACGGCCAGAAGCAGCAGACCGTCGACTGCTGGCCCATCTACACCTTCTCGGGCGACAAGAAGCCCGGTGACACCAACGGACAGGGCGTCGGCGGCACCTGGTACGCCGTCTCCCCGGACGGCAAGCCGATCACCGTCCAGTAG
- a CDS encoding LytR/AlgR family response regulator transcription factor encodes MLRVLAVDDEIPLLEELLYLLRSDPRVSSAEGASDATGALRRVTRALESGPDGPDGIDVVFLDINMAGLTGLDVARLLTGFARPPLIVFVTAHEGFAVQAFDLKAVDYVLKPVRPERLAEAVRRACAQLGRAEEVPAAAEAPAGPPAVAAAPRPAPRQAVADRGPEQIAVELGGVTRFVAIADIAYVEAQGDYARLHTDEGSHLVRIPLSTLEERWAARGFVRIHRRHLVALARIDELRLDSGTTTVRVGAAELQVSRRHARELRDLLMRHATG; translated from the coding sequence ATGCTGCGCGTGCTCGCTGTCGACGACGAGATACCGCTCCTGGAGGAACTCCTCTACCTGCTGCGCTCCGACCCCCGGGTGAGCAGCGCGGAGGGCGCCTCGGACGCCACCGGGGCGCTGCGCCGGGTCACACGGGCGCTGGAGTCCGGCCCGGACGGGCCCGACGGGATCGACGTGGTGTTCCTCGACATCAACATGGCCGGGCTGACCGGGCTGGACGTCGCCCGGCTGCTGACCGGGTTCGCGCGGCCGCCGCTGATCGTGTTCGTCACCGCCCACGAGGGGTTCGCCGTACAGGCCTTCGACCTCAAGGCCGTGGACTACGTACTCAAGCCGGTGCGGCCGGAGCGGCTGGCGGAGGCCGTCCGGCGGGCCTGCGCACAGCTGGGCCGGGCCGAGGAGGTGCCGGCGGCCGCCGAGGCGCCGGCGGGCCCGCCGGCGGTGGCCGCGGCGCCGCGGCCGGCCCCGCGACAGGCCGTCGCCGACCGGGGGCCGGAACAGATCGCGGTCGAACTGGGCGGCGTCACCCGCTTCGTGGCGATCGCCGACATCGCCTACGTCGAGGCGCAGGGCGACTACGCCCGCCTGCACACCGACGAGGGCAGCCATCTCGTGCGGATCCCGCTGTCCACGCTGGAGGAGCGGTGGGCGGCGCGCGGGTTCGTACGGATCCACCGCCGTCATCTGGTGGCGCTGGCCCGGATCGACGAGCTCCGGCTGGACTCCGGCACCACCACCGTCCGGGTGGGGGCGGCCGAACTCCAGGTGAGCCGCAGGCATGCGCGGGAGCTGCGCGATCTGCTGATGCGGCACGCGACCGGCTGA
- a CDS encoding cation acetate symporter codes for MNQTYALTAVAVVVLVTLLLGALGLRISRTTSDFYVASRTVGPRLNAAAISGEYLSAASFLGVAGLVLLQGPGMLWYPVGYTAGYVVLLVLVAAPLRRSGAYTLSDFAEARLESRAVRRIAVLFVVGVGWLYLLPQLQGAGLTLTVLTGAPHWVGGLVVACVVSVAVAAGGMRSITFVQAFQYWLKLTALLVPAFFLIAAWAGDGAPRASFDAPAVFREHTSVTLAQDVRLSVKEPLAVTVTGRVDGRGHVSEPLVLAAGEHSVRAGARLEFAADTPVPDAREEPGAVVGTWSEPPSGELREYRLYATYGLILATFLGTMGLPHVAVRFYTSPNGRAARRTTLVVLGLVGVFYLLPPVYGALGRIYAPELALTGDADAAVLVLPERMLGGLLGESLGALLAGGAFAAFLSTASGLTMAVAGVLHQDVLPKGGVRSFRSAALVAILVPLGGSVAVTQVPVADAVGLAFAVSASSFCPLLVLGIWWRGLTPPGAVAGLVTGGGAALGAVLATRAGLAPSGWTHTVLSWPAVWSVPLGFLTMVGVSLATRSRIPAGAAATLARLHLPEAVAGGRAGGRR; via the coding sequence GTGAACCAGACGTACGCGCTGACCGCGGTCGCCGTCGTCGTCCTGGTCACGCTGCTGCTCGGCGCGCTGGGCCTGCGGATATCCCGGACCACCTCCGACTTCTACGTGGCTTCGCGCACGGTGGGGCCGCGACTGAACGCGGCGGCCATCAGCGGGGAGTACCTCTCCGCGGCGTCCTTCCTCGGGGTGGCCGGGCTGGTGCTGCTCCAGGGGCCGGGGATGCTGTGGTATCCGGTGGGCTACACCGCCGGGTACGTGGTGCTGCTCGTGCTGGTGGCGGCTCCGCTGCGGCGGTCCGGTGCGTACACGCTGTCGGATTTCGCCGAGGCGCGGCTGGAGTCGCGGGCGGTGCGCCGGATCGCGGTGCTGTTCGTGGTCGGGGTCGGCTGGCTGTACCTGCTGCCGCAGTTGCAGGGGGCGGGTCTGACCCTGACGGTCCTCACCGGGGCTCCGCACTGGGTGGGTGGGCTGGTCGTCGCCTGTGTGGTGAGCGTCGCGGTGGCGGCCGGGGGGATGCGCAGCATCACCTTCGTGCAGGCCTTCCAGTACTGGCTGAAGCTCACCGCCTTGCTGGTCCCGGCGTTCTTCCTGATCGCCGCGTGGGCCGGGGACGGTGCGCCGCGGGCCAGCTTCGACGCGCCGGCGGTCTTCCGGGAGCACACGTCGGTGACGCTCGCGCAGGACGTCCGGTTGTCGGTGAAGGAGCCGCTGGCGGTGACGGTGACGGGGCGGGTCGACGGGCGCGGCCATGTGTCGGAGCCGCTGGTGCTGGCCGCGGGCGAGCATTCCGTACGGGCCGGGGCGCGGCTGGAGTTCGCCGCGGACACCCCGGTGCCGGATGCGCGGGAGGAGCCGGGGGCGGTGGTGGGCACGTGGTCGGAGCCGCCGTCCGGGGAGCTGCGGGAGTACCGGCTGTACGCCACGTACGGGCTGATCCTGGCGACGTTCCTCGGGACGATGGGGCTGCCGCATGTCGCGGTGCGGTTCTACACGAGTCCGAACGGGCGGGCGGCGCGGCGGACGACGCTGGTGGTGCTGGGGCTGGTCGGCGTCTTCTACCTGCTGCCGCCGGTGTACGGGGCGCTGGGCCGGATCTACGCCCCCGAGTTGGCACTGACGGGTGACGCGGACGCGGCGGTGCTGGTGCTGCCCGAGCGGATGCTGGGCGGGCTGCTGGGCGAGTCGCTGGGGGCGCTGCTGGCCGGCGGTGCCTTCGCGGCGTTCCTGTCGACGGCGTCGGGGCTGACGATGGCGGTGGCGGGGGTGCTGCACCAGGACGTGCTGCCGAAGGGCGGGGTGCGTAGTTTCCGGTCCGCGGCGCTGGTGGCGATCCTGGTGCCGCTTGGCGGGAGCGTGGCGGTCACGCAGGTGCCGGTGGCGGATGCGGTGGGGCTGGCGTTCGCCGTGTCCGCGTCGTCGTTCTGCCCGCTGCTGGTGCTGGGGATCTGGTGGCGGGGGCTGACTCCGCCGGGGGCGGTGGCCGGGCTGGTCACCGGTGGCGGGGCGGCGCTGGGGGCGGTGCTGGCGACGCGGGCGGGGCTGGCTCCGTCGGGGTGGACGCACACGGTGCTGTCCTGGCCGGCGGTGTGGTCGGTGCCGCTGGGGTTCCTGACGATGGTCGGGGTGTCGCTGGCCACCAGGTCCCGGATTCCGGCGGGGGCGGCGGCCACGCTGGCCCGGCTGCACCTGCCGGAGGCCGTGGCCGGGGGCCGGGCGGGGGGCCGGCGGTGA